In the genome of Pseudomonas protegens, one region contains:
- a CDS encoding RNA polymerase sigma factor, which produces MSQSHFNHVFLTQRISLLRTLERMVNNHSTAEDLLQETYLRVTRALSERPITHLEPFVFQTARNLALDHLRARRIQGRTLLEDVPAEVLESIAAPVSSAEDAAHAEQLLERLNLSLGQLSPRQQQIFILSRLHGHSYQEIADELGVSLSTVQKELKLIMAICIGVAERLDGQ; this is translated from the coding sequence GTGAGTCAATCGCACTTCAACCACGTCTTCCTCACCCAGCGCATTTCCCTGCTGCGGACCCTGGAGCGGATGGTCAACAACCACAGCACCGCCGAAGACCTGCTGCAGGAAACCTACCTGCGGGTGACCCGGGCCCTCAGCGAGCGGCCGATCACCCACCTCGAACCCTTCGTGTTCCAGACCGCACGCAACCTCGCCCTCGATCACCTGCGGGCCCGGCGCATCCAGGGCCGCACCCTGCTCGAAGACGTGCCTGCCGAGGTGCTGGAGAGCATCGCCGCCCCTGTCAGCAGCGCCGAGGACGCGGCCCACGCCGAGCAACTGCTCGAACGCCTGAACCTCAGCCTCGGCCAGCTCAGCCCGCGCCAGCAGCAGATCTTCATCCTCAGTCGCTTGCACGGCCACAGCTATCAGGAGATCGCCGACGAGCTCGGGGTTTCGCTGAGCACGGTACAAAAGGAATTGAAATTGATCATGGCCATCTGCATCGGCGTCGCCGAACGTCTCGACGGCCAGTGA
- a CDS encoding FecR family protein produces the protein MTDFHSAEPPTPAGPHSSTLAMDQALDWLIELEHPNEEQLRRFHHWLAASPLNAQAFEKARAIWDGPQVAQCALTLATPPKVSRLARLRPHWKPLATAAVLLLGLFSFSNLPLRLQADHLTQVGERQRLQLEDGSKVLLNTNSAFSSDINDHRRVARLYQGEAFFEIPGTPGLPLELDAGPVKASVADTAFAVRYLDGIAQVQVQRGDIDLRATHADQRIRLSAGESVRVGPEGFGPPARLDAGKDLAWIDGRLVFENCPLSQVLAELRRYYPGWIVNNNQQLANVAVTGNYRLDQPLDVLRSLAHITSARLSEYPALVILN, from the coding sequence GTGACGGATTTTCACAGCGCCGAGCCGCCCACCCCCGCCGGCCCGCACTCAAGCACCCTGGCCATGGATCAGGCACTGGATTGGCTGATCGAGCTGGAACATCCGAACGAAGAACAACTGCGCCGGTTTCATCATTGGCTGGCGGCTTCACCGCTCAATGCCCAGGCCTTTGAAAAGGCCCGGGCGATCTGGGACGGGCCGCAAGTGGCGCAATGCGCCCTGACCCTGGCGACACCGCCGAAAGTCTCGCGCCTGGCACGCCTGCGCCCGCACTGGAAACCCCTGGCCACCGCCGCAGTGCTGCTGCTCGGGCTGTTCAGCTTCAGCAACCTGCCGCTGCGCCTGCAGGCCGACCACCTGACCCAGGTCGGCGAACGCCAGCGCCTGCAACTGGAAGACGGCTCCAAGGTGCTGCTCAACACCAACTCGGCGTTTTCCAGCGACATCAACGATCACCGGCGCGTGGCGCGGCTGTACCAGGGCGAAGCCTTCTTCGAGATCCCCGGCACCCCGGGCCTGCCCCTGGAGCTGGACGCCGGCCCGGTCAAGGCCAGCGTGGCCGACACCGCCTTCGCCGTGCGCTACCTGGACGGCATTGCCCAGGTCCAGGTGCAGCGCGGCGATATCGACCTGCGCGCCACCCACGCCGATCAGCGCATTCGCCTGAGCGCCGGCGAGAGCGTTCGCGTCGGCCCCGAAGGCTTCGGCCCACCGGCCCGACTCGATGCCGGCAAGGACCTGGCCTGGATCGACGGCCGCCTGGTGTTCGAGAACTGCCCCCTGAGCCAGGTGCTGGCGGAACTGCGGCGCTATTACCCGGGCTGGATCGTCAACAACAACCAGCAGTTGGCGAATGTCGCGGTCACCGGCAACTACCGCCTGGACCAGCCCCTGGACGTGCTGCGCTCCCTGGCCCACATCACCTCGGCACGCCTCTCGGAATACCCGGCCCTGGTCATTCTCAACTGA
- a CDS encoding TonB-dependent receptor — MSPRLNSRSSVPCARLQHCTLSLLTAAILLAGAQATPVMAADAPASSSQRMGHYNFAIAQQPLVSALNAFTAVTGWQVGLPAELGSGVSSPGVRGSLPPEQALERLLGGTQLSYRKLGNHNIVLERRSAANAVNLQQVTVSATRQEQNINAVPSTVSVQTREELDRQNVNTIKELVRYEPGVSVGGAGQRAGLSGYNIRGIDSDRILTQVDGVEVPDHFFSGPYAKTNRNYVDPEIVKRVEILRGPASVLYGSSAIGGAVSYYTLDADDIIKPGQDVGARLKSGYSSADESWLKSATVAGRASDFDALLHLSRRDGHETESYGSNNGTGLNRTAANPEDARTTNVLAKLGWNYAPDARLGLTYDKYKDDRDTNQKSAVGGLFLNGVGQNWYRSRVGNDTITRERFGLENSFALESPIADRIKWSLNYQIAKTDQTTSERYNPVSAFSPNARDVLRERQTLYQEKQWVLDAQLDKAFTLGETEHQLTYGTTLKQQKVTGSRYGTATCLKVGAGCTAIGAPSPNAGDSVKKSSDFPDPTVSTYSLFAQDQISWNAWTFTPGLRYDYTQLKPKLTQEFLNVANPNGTFPVSDDKKTWHRVSPKFGLTYAFDEHYTAYGQYSEGFRTPSAKALYGRFENLATGYVVEPNSNLKPETSKGYETGLRGNFDAGSFDVSVFYNQYRDFINEDAITAGALQSVIQSNNIKHATIKGAEARGRLNLDAFGAPQGLYSIGSLAYAYGRNNDNGEPINSVNPLKGVFGLGYDQDTYGALLSWTLVKRKDRVDDSTFKAPDGRTTSGQFKTPGYGILDLSGFYKVTDDLTLNAGLYNLTDKKYWNWDDVRGYDSVGEAGQTAPANLDRLTQPGRNFSVNLVWDI; from the coding sequence ATGTCCCCTCGCCTCAACAGCCGATCCTCTGTTCCCTGTGCCCGCCTGCAACACTGCACCCTGTCGCTGCTGACCGCGGCGATCCTGCTGGCCGGCGCCCAAGCCACGCCAGTGATGGCCGCCGACGCCCCGGCCTCCTCCAGCCAGCGCATGGGCCACTACAACTTCGCCATCGCCCAGCAACCGCTGGTCTCGGCGCTCAACGCCTTTACCGCGGTCACCGGTTGGCAAGTCGGGCTGCCGGCCGAGCTGGGCAGCGGGGTTTCGTCACCGGGCGTGCGCGGCTCGCTGCCCCCGGAACAGGCCCTGGAGCGCCTGCTCGGCGGCACCCAACTGAGCTACCGCAAACTGGGCAACCACAACATCGTCCTGGAACGACGCAGCGCCGCCAATGCGGTGAACCTGCAACAGGTGACCGTCAGCGCCACCCGTCAGGAGCAGAACATCAATGCGGTGCCCAGCACCGTGAGCGTGCAGACCCGGGAAGAACTGGACCGCCAGAACGTCAACACCATCAAGGAACTGGTGCGCTACGAGCCCGGCGTTTCCGTTGGCGGTGCCGGCCAGCGCGCGGGACTCAGCGGCTACAACATCCGCGGCATCGACAGCGACCGGATTCTCACCCAGGTCGATGGCGTGGAAGTGCCGGATCACTTCTTCAGCGGCCCCTACGCCAAGACCAACCGCAACTATGTCGACCCGGAAATCGTCAAGCGCGTGGAAATCCTCCGTGGCCCGGCCTCGGTGCTCTACGGCAGCAGCGCCATCGGCGGCGCCGTCAGCTACTACACCCTGGACGCCGACGACATCATCAAGCCCGGGCAGGACGTTGGCGCGCGCCTGAAGAGCGGCTACAGCTCGGCTGACGAAAGCTGGCTGAAATCCGCCACCGTCGCCGGACGGGCCAGCGACTTCGACGCCCTGCTGCACCTGAGCCGGCGTGACGGCCACGAAACCGAGTCCTACGGCAGCAACAACGGCACCGGCCTCAACCGCACCGCCGCCAACCCGGAAGACGCCCGCACCACCAACGTCCTGGCCAAGCTCGGCTGGAACTATGCGCCGGATGCCCGCCTGGGCCTGACCTACGACAAGTACAAGGACGACCGCGACACCAACCAGAAAAGCGCGGTAGGCGGCCTGTTTCTCAACGGCGTCGGGCAGAACTGGTATCGCTCCCGTGTCGGCAACGACACCATCACCCGCGAACGCTTCGGCCTGGAAAACAGCTTTGCCCTGGAGTCGCCGATCGCCGATCGGATCAAGTGGAGCCTGAACTACCAGATCGCCAAGACCGACCAGACCACCTCCGAGCGCTACAACCCGGTCTCGGCGTTCTCGCCCAACGCCCGCGACGTGCTGCGTGAACGGCAAACCCTGTACCAGGAAAAACAATGGGTCTTGGACGCGCAACTGGACAAGGCTTTCACCCTCGGTGAAACCGAGCATCAGTTGACCTACGGCACCACCCTCAAGCAGCAGAAGGTCACCGGCTCACGCTATGGCACCGCCACCTGCCTGAAGGTCGGCGCCGGTTGCACCGCCATCGGCGCGCCAAGCCCTAACGCCGGCGACAGCGTGAAAAAATCCAGCGACTTCCCGGATCCCACCGTCAGCACCTACAGCCTGTTCGCCCAGGACCAGATCAGCTGGAACGCCTGGACCTTCACCCCAGGCCTGCGCTACGACTACACCCAGCTCAAGCCGAAACTGACCCAGGAATTCCTCAATGTCGCCAACCCCAACGGCACCTTTCCCGTCAGCGACGACAAGAAGACCTGGCACCGGGTTTCGCCCAAGTTCGGCCTGACCTACGCCTTCGACGAGCACTACACGGCCTACGGTCAATACTCCGAGGGCTTCCGCACGCCGTCGGCCAAGGCGCTCTACGGCCGCTTCGAAAACCTCGCCACCGGCTACGTGGTCGAGCCCAACTCCAACCTCAAGCCGGAAACCAGCAAAGGCTATGAAACCGGCCTGCGCGGCAACTTCGACGCGGGCTCCTTCGATGTCTCGGTGTTCTACAACCAGTACCGCGACTTCATCAACGAAGACGCCATCACCGCCGGCGCGCTGCAGTCGGTGATCCAGAGCAACAACATCAAGCACGCCACCATCAAGGGCGCCGAAGCCCGCGGCCGTCTGAACCTCGATGCCTTCGGCGCGCCCCAGGGCCTGTACAGCATCGGCTCGCTGGCCTACGCCTACGGTCGCAACAATGACAACGGCGAACCGATCAACAGCGTCAACCCGCTCAAGGGCGTGTTCGGCCTCGGCTACGACCAGGACACCTACGGCGCGCTGCTGAGCTGGACCCTGGTCAAGCGCAAGGACCGGGTCGACGACAGCACCTTCAAGGCTCCGGACGGCCGCACCACCAGCGGCCAGTTCAAGACCCCGGGCTACGGCATCCTCGACCTCAGCGGCTTCTACAAGGTCACCGACGACCTGACCCTGAACGCCGGCCTGTACAACCTGACCGACAAGAAATACTGGAACTGGGACGACGTGCGCGGCTACGACAGTGTCGGCGAGGCCGGGCAGACCGCACCCGCCAACCTCGACCGCCTGACCCAGCCGGGCCGCAACTTCTCGGTCAATCTGGTCTGGGATATCTGA